The Nitrosomonas sp. genomic sequence GGTCAGGGGGTAATTGTGCTCCTTAACCGTAAAGATGACATGCAGGCTCTGTTGGAGCGTATCATGCCGACACGGCCTTGTCTTGAGGACAAATCCAGACCCGATCTGCGCAATTATGGTATTGGGGCGCAAATTCTGCGGGATCTTGGCGTTCAGAAAATGCGCCTGCTGGCGACACCACGCAAAATGCCGAGCATGACAGGATTTGGTCTTGAAGTTACCGGCTATCTGGAATCCGAATCAACCACCTAAACCAAACGTATTTTTTAGAAACTTATAAAAAGGAATTAACCATGGCCTACTATGACAACATCCCAGAGCTTGAAACTGAACTTGACGGCAGAGGACTCAGCATAGGTATTGTCATGAGCCGGTTCAATCTTGATATTGCAGAAGGCTTACTCAGCGCCTGTACCGCCGAACTGATCAAATTGGGTGTAAATGAGTCCGACATGATGCTTGTGACCGTGCCCGGAGCACTGGAAGCCCCACCAGCGTTGCAGAAGCTTGCGATAACCGATCGGTTTGATGCGTTGATTGCGCTCGGAGCGGTTATTCGCGGAGAGACCTATCATTTCGAGATAGTTGCCAATGAATCTGCACGCGGGCTGATGATAGTGGGGCTGGACTACGATATTCCGATTGCGAACGGTATCCTCACAACCAGCACGGATGACGAGGCCATTGCGCGGATGACCCAGAAAGGTACCGAAGTCGCACGGGTTGCAGTGGAAATGGCGATCACAATTTCC encodes the following:
- a CDS encoding 6,7-dimethyl-8-ribityllumazine synthase; translation: MAYYDNIPELETELDGRGLSIGIVMSRFNLDIAEGLLSACTAELIKLGVNESDMMLVTVPGALEAPPALQKLAITDRFDALIALGAVIRGETYHFEIVANESARGLMIVGLDYDIPIANGILTTSTDDEAIARMTQKGTEVARVAVEMAITISKLDDINIDDQE